Part of the Pseudoalteromonas sp. Scap06 genome is shown below.
GTTCGTCGTTCAGATGCGGATATTACAACAGCCAATGGCGCAGACATACAACGTAACTATGGTTACTTTATTAATCGCCCGCTTACTATTGGCATTAAATTTAACTATCAGTTTGAAATATAATTAAACGATAAGTTTAAGTACAATCAAGAGGCTCAAATTAATTTGAGCCTCTTGATTTTGTAAGTATATTATTTATAAGAGTATTCATGCAGCCAAACTTAAAGCAACTACACCAAAGCGCTATCAACAACTTAAACCAAGGCAATATTCAGCAAGCGCATAAAGCACTGGTTGAGCTGGTAACACAAAAACCAGACTTTGCTGATGGCTACTTTTTGCTCGCTATGGTTAATTTACAGGTTGGCCAAATTTACAAAGCGATAAAGCTAATTGAAAAAGCATTAAGCTTTACCCAGTCTATTGAATATACAGCGCAACTTGCCAAGTGTTACGCTCTTACGGGCGACTTACAAAAAGCAAAAAACACCGCCCTCAGCGTTAAGATTGAACATATTAGTAAAGCACTTGATGCCGATACATTAGGCGTCGCGCTCACCCAAGCGGGTTTACATCAGCATGCTGCTGACTACTTTACATGCGCGTTAAATTTAGCTGAGGCGAGTAACAGCAGCCAACCGCAGTTTTATTATAACTATGGAGTATGCGCTAAGTTTTTAGGCCAGTTTGATAAAGCACAGCACGCGTTTGAAAATGCCATTGCACTGAACCCGCTTCATCATCAAAGTCATTTTGCCTTAGCCGATTTAACTAAAGTCACCGAACATAATAACCACATCACGCGATTAAAAAATGTATTTACACAGGTCAATCACCCCGACGCTAAACTACATATAGGTCATGCGCTAGCAAAAGAATATCAAGACTTAGGAGAGTTTTCAGCGGCCTTTAATGCATTACAACAAGGTAAAGCAGCTAAACTCGCTAATAAGGCGTTTGATAATCAAGCGTCTGAGGCTTTATTTGCACATATAAACCAGCTCAGTGATAAATACAAAAACCAACAAACAGCTGGCAACCAAAGCAGTGAGCCAATTTTTGTGTTAGGTATGCCGCGCTCAGGCACCACATTAATTGAGCGCATTTTATCAAGCCACAGCGACGTACAATCGGCGGGCGAGCTGCAAGACTTTGGCCTAAGTGTAAAAAAACTTAGCCAAACGCACACGCCTCAAGTACTCGATAAAGACACCTTAAGCCAAGCTTACCAGCTTGATTTTACAAAACTTGGCAGCACTTACCTTGAAGCAACCCGTGTTGTAACCGGCAGTCATAAACACTTTATTGATAAACTACCGTTTAACTTTTTTTATATTGATTTAATTACCAAAGCACTGCCAAACGCGAAAATAATTTGCCTACTTCGCGACCCCATGGACACCTGTATTGGTAACTATCGCCAGCTATTTACCATTAACAACCCCTACTACGCGTACTCGTTAGACTTACTCGACACCGCTAAATTTTACAGCCGTTTTTATAAACTGATGCAGCACTTTAGCGCCCTGCACAGCAATATTAAACTAGTAAAATACGAAGAACTCATCGCCGCACCAGAGCAAAAAATAAAAGAGTTAGTGAGCTATTGCGATTTAGACTGGCAACCACAGTGCCTTGATTTTCATTTAAACACCGCACCGGTATCAACCGCTAGCAAAATGCAAGTGCGCCAACCGCTTAACAACAAGGCCATAGGCCGCTGGAAGAATTTTAAGCCACATACAGATGAAGCGCAGACTTATCTTTTAAAGCAAAATATCAGTTTTGAGTAAGGGTTTGTGGTTTGAAAGTTAAATGTATGAACTTAGAAATAGCTTGCTTTGTGCCAGAATAGCTCGAATAAGCAATGCGTCGCCCGACAAAGTAAAATACCTTACCAATTATTATCAATTGTAAGTGCTTTGCATACATTAGCGCGACAATTTCATGCTATTGTACTTGATGTCTTATCTTCATAATGGCCTCAATTAACCAAGACGTGGAATCGCATTATGAAAAATTTAGCACTTATAATCTCGATACTTATTACTGCACTTGCATTGCAAGCTTGCGGTAGCAGTTCAAAAAAAAAAACTGAACCGACAACGACAACGGGTCCAACAACACCTGTAACCCCAGAAGCAATACATCATATTCAACCAGAAAATGTTGCTGAATATATTGATACCTTTAAACGTCAATTTGACGCATTAGAACTGCAAATTGACGGTGTAAATTATGACATCTCATTCGTTGATATAGATCAAGATGATAATCTGATTTTTGCTCAATATGATAAAGGCTTTTTGTTTTTTGGCTTTGATTTTGAAGAAAATGATCCTATTGCATTTATCAGGGTAGTAGAGAGTGAACTGGAAGATATTAACGAGGCACTTGCCGATGCTAATAATTATTTCTTTGGCAAGGACATTTCGGTATCACAAGATGATAACGAGAATGCAATATATGAGGGTAGTATTAGCCACCCTGAAAAAGGTGATTTTCCAATAAGAATGACTATTAATGAGTCTTTGATAGAAGGTGGCACTAGTACAGTTGAAGTATCTGGTACTCAAGCTCTGATAAATGGTGACCTTGGCAGTCTAACATATGTACAGATCAGTGATTTAATTAATGACCATCCTGAAGTTGATACCTTGTTGCTTCAGGAAATTAGTGGCTCGGTAAATGATGCTATTAATATGCACACAGGTAGATTGGTACGCAATGCCATGTTAACCACAATGGTTGAAGCAACTTCTGATATTAACTCTGGTGGTGTTGATTTATACGCTGCTGGTTTTAGAAGAGTATATACTGAAGGTGCAAAGCTTGGTGTTCATTCTTGGTGTTGTACAGACGGTAAACCAGCTAATGAACTTGGTAGAGATCATGAAGGTCATGGTGCACAACTTACTTTCTTTCGAGAAATGTTAGGCAATGAGTTGGGTCCAGAGTTTTACTATTTTACCATTGAAGCGGCGCCTCATAATACGGTGCATGTGATGACAAAAGCTGAATTAGATAAATACTTGTTACCATAATTTATGGTATTTGAAGTGACTGAAAAGAGGCATTATTAGTGCCTCTTTTTTATTTTTTTGCTATATTTTTACTAGTAACCTACTAAGTGAGCTATCTATCTTAAATGTCGAATATCCAAACTATTATGCTGGTTGAAGATGATGATAAATTAGCATCTTTACTGCACGACTACCTCTCAAATTTTGGATTCGATGTTGTAGTGGTTCACTCGGGCATTGACGCTGTCGAAAAAATACTTTCTATTCAGCCCTCACTGGTCGTGCTTGATTTAATGCTACCAGGCCTTGATGGTTTATCTGTTTGTCGTAAGGTTAGAAGTCAATTTTCTGGTCGAATATTGATGCTGACTGCTAGTGGTGATGATATGGATCAGGTGGCGGCACTTGAAATCGGAGCCGATGATTTTGTTCAGAAGCCAATTCAGCCACGGGTACTGCTAGCACGAATAAAAAATTTATTACGACGAGATCAAGGCTCTACAGAAGCAACTACATCAGCTGAATTAAATCAAGCAAGTCGTTCAGATAAAGAAAAAGCTTTTGGCTCTTTGTGGTTGAATGAATCATTGCAACGCTGCAAATTAAATGATGAATTAGTACCCCTTACCCCATCTGAATTTTTACTGCTATGGCACTTAGTTAAGCATGCAGAACAAGTGTTAAGTCGTGAGGAACTGTTGCAATCGTTGAGAAATATTGAATATGACGGTTTAGATCGCTCGGTTGATAACAAAATAGCCCAAATAAGAAAAAAGCTTAAAGATGATGCTAATCGCCCACAAGGTGTAATAACGGTTAGGGGTAAAGGTTATATGTTTGTACCTGATTATTGGTAATTGATATTCATACAAACACATACAGAATAAGAGCATATTTCAGGCTAAACTACTTGCATAACATTTAATTGTGCGAACTTTATGACCAGATTATTTATTTCTTTGTATTTAGGGCTATTAGCGACACTCTATATTTTTATGATTGCTGCCCATTTAATTAATACCTATCTCTATGTTGACATAGAAAACATTATAAAAGCTGAAAACTTTGCTGCAGAAATAACATTACTTGAAGAACTTGATAGTCATATAACTTTGCAACACAGACAAGAGCTTATTGATGTTATTGCTGATAAAAACCAAATCATAATCAGCCCGGTTCCATTTGCTAATATTCCCACTCATATTCAAAAGGCATTAGAAAACCAGCCAACATGGTTTGATGACGAAGAGTATGATTACTTCAAAGTCTTTTCACCTGCGCAGTATTACCAAATTGAAGAAGATGAAACACATCATTTGTTAGAAGTTGACGAAGCTGTTGGCGATGCTATTTTCATCGCACTAATTTGTTTTGTTGCTTCGGGGTGTTTTATTTGGTTATTTGGTCTACACCGGAAATTAAAACGTGTTGAGTCTACCCTTGTTGATATTAGCCAAGGTAACTTGACTGCACGCGCGTCGACCAAAAAACGTTTTCAGGTTGGGAGACTTAATACCTGTTTAAATGATATGGCAAAGCAGATGGAAGGCATTTTAGGTAGCCACAAACAGCTTACCCATGTTATTGCTCATGAATTTCGTTCTCCTTTATTTCGTATGCAAATGATCTTGGAAATGCTAGTAACTGCCAAAAACGACAATATGATGGCTCATGTAAAAGGACTGGAGGATGAAATCTTCTGTTTAGAGGATTTAGTGAAGGAACTGTTAAGTTATGCGAAAATGGAACGAGCAGAGCTTAATCTACAACTTGAAGAAGTTAATATTGCTGATCTTTCACAATATTTACAGGAAAAGTTATTGATTGAATGTAAGGCAAGTCTTCAATGGAATAATCATATTTGTAATGAAATTAGCGTTTTACTTGATAAGTCGTTAACCGAACGCGCGATTACTAACCTTGTAAAAAATGCAGACAAATATGGTGAATCTGAAGTTTATGTTTGTATGGTTAAAATTGTTGACTCAATAGTCGTTTCTGTTGAAGATAATGGCAAAGGCATTCCACCTCAGCAGCAAGCCAATATTTTTGAACCTTTTTATCAAATCAATGATGGTAATCAGAAAGCTGGTTTTGGGCTTGGATTAGCTATTGTGAAAGAAATTGCGCAGTTGCATGGGGGAAGTGTTGTTGTCAGCGACAGTAAATATGGTGGCGCCAAGTTTGATCTAACTTTGCCAATTAAACACTAGTGAGCTATTGCGACTTAGATTGGCAACCACAGTGCCTTGATTTTCATTTAAACACTGCACCGGTATTAACCGCCAGCAAAATGCAAGTGCGTCAGCCGCTTAACAACAAGGCCATAGGCCGCTGGAAAAATTTTAAGCCTTATACCAATGAAGCCAAGGAGTACCTTTTAAAGCAAAGTATAACTATTGAGTAAAGAGTTGAGGTGCAGGAAGTAACGATCATTTTCTCAACCACTAAATACGGGGAATTTTAAAGTTTGAGATTAGTGTTTAATTTTCACCTAGGGTGGGCTGAGCGAAGCGAACCAACTAAAATACTCCCAACAAAAAACGCTTTTCTATAAAGCGTATAAGCCTAGACAAAACATTTCAAAATTTATCTTAAACCTCTTTTGTAGCGTCACTTTCATCACGAACTCTGATCAAGCGGGTTGATATAATAATTAACACACCACACACTATCCCCAAACCAATAGACTTACTTAATCCCAGTGTTCCTAAAACAGGTTTTATCATAAAATAATTAAAAATAACCATAGGTAAAAGCGCAATGAAAAACACTTTTATATTAAAGGTTACTGCAAATGGTTTTTTGCATTGCGGGCACTCTCTTATCTTGCTCCAACTTTGTAAGGCTTTAGAAAAAAATCCAATTTTTTCTTCACAATGAGGACATTTATAAAATTGTGCATTCGCCTCAAAACCATCCTCTACTTCATGACTCGTTGTTGGGTTTTCAAGGCGATTATTTAACTCTTTCTTTAGTTCATTTGTTCTTTCAGGATACGCTTCTTGATCGATAGCACGTAATGACTCTTCTAGCTCTGAAATTGAATATTCTGAGTAATCTGGTTCCATACCTTTTTTTTCCTTGTTTAATAAAGCCCACTGAAGAATAGTTTCGTTAAAGTATCGCTCAAGAGGCGCTAGTCGACTGTTTATTATATAAATAAAATAAATGAAAAGTCGCTATAAAGGGTGCAATAATAATATATATAAAAATAAACTCTTGTGGTTTCATCGTACTAAATTCAGCCGTTGTTAAAACAACAGGACAAAAACTACAACCTAATAACAATCCAAGTTTCACAATGATAGGATGCTTTAATACCGTTAAATTTTTCATCGTTTTTATTAATGAATGTAGTGACCATAAACCATATGCACCACCCAGCAAAAAATAGCCCAAAATAGGGTTTAATGTAAGTGAAAATACAACCCAACCAAATATACTATAAATCAAATAAAGCAATAACGTAGGTATAAAAACAAAAGCAGTATAAAGAGATATTATTTTTTGTAATTGAGAATTACTCATACGTCTTATAAACATCCAAAACTGTATTAAATAACAGATAATAGCTGGCTAAAGCATCGTGCGATTGCAATATGTCGCTTTTTCAAAATCACTAATATTCATTGCAATGTTAGAAATTTCAGGAAATAAAGCAACAAGCTTACTAACAATTGCTCGTGAGAGGTTCGCTTTTTGCTCTGTTGTTCTTCCTTGCATTATATGGGCAAACACATGAATAAAGTCTTCACGCTTATTCCCCACAGAGAAAGTATTAAATGGATTTATTCTGACTTTTATATCACCTTCGTCGAATAAACCTGTAGCGTGAGCTACAAAATGAATTTGTTCAATAATGTATTCCTCATCATGTTCCCCAAAAACACTTTCAGAACAGTCCATTATAAAATGAGGCATATACTCTCCTTGATATTAATCGCTAATGTAAATATTTATTTAATACAACTTATATAAACATTTCGTGAGGGTTTAAAAAAAACATTCTTTTCCAACCCTGAGTCTGTGTTGTAGCTAACCAAGGAATTGGAATTATTGATAAGATTGAATAATGAATATGCGGTTGTTTTCCCTGGGCATTACCTGAATCTCCCAAAACACCAATAACTGAGCCAGTCTTAACAACAGTACCCGTTGTAACAGAGTAACTGTCCATATGCGCGTAATAGTGAATACGCCATTTAGGCCCTAATACTGCCACTACATTCCCGCCTTTTCGTGTTGTGCCCGTATAAATGACTAAGCCTTTGCTAGAAGAAAGTGTGGCAGTCCCTTTTTTACCAAATATATCAATCCCTTTATGGACCACAGAGCTTCCCCATGGCTCATACCAAAAAGTATTATGGTTCCAATCATTGGGTGTTGCACCCTCAACAGGAATAACAATGTCATCTGGTATGATCATACCTATAAAGAACACTGCGGTAAGTAGAACGAGTATAAATCTTAATTTTTTCAATGAGCTATCCTTGGCACATATTAACTGAAACACTCCCTGTTAGTGTGTCTGCGTGGGAACTATTCATACAATGGGCTTTAGTTTATAAAGGGAAGGTTTTAATGCCCTAATTAGGCCACGTTAATAAAATGCGCTGCCCTAAGTCGTCCCTGCATTACTCAGCATATTTATTGCCTGATATTAAACCGAATTAAGCGCGTTAAATCAACACTCTAATTTCGACTATAAGTTAAGTTGAAGATGAGCGCCTCAATTAATACAAGGATAGCGTTGCATTCACCAGTTGAACTCACAGCCATGAGCGGACTGTCGTAACCTTACGACTCTTGTTAAGTGCCCTATTGCTCAACATATTTAAAGGTATCAGCACCATCGAAAAACCTAACATTAACAGACTTAAATAGCTCAGGAGTAGCCATTCTGGTGTTGATTGCGACCCTATTTGTACCGTCATCTCTTTTTTGTGTGTAGTGAGTCGTGCAACCACAAAAAGTGCAAGAATGATATGAGCGAACTTTGCTACCCCACAAATGAACAGTAGCCTCTGATTTTACTTTAATATCAACTTGATCGACTGTGTAATAAGCCCAAAGAGCACCCAGCCGGTAACACATTGAACAATTACAACTGGTAATGGATTCTAGTAGCATGTCTGCTGTTATAACGATATTACCGCAATGACAAGTAGCTTTGACCATGTTTCCTCCTTGAACACTTAACGCCTCAATCAGCCGACGCGTTAGCGGTCTGCTGGATTGATTTGTTAGCATTTTCCTCGGTTAGTAAACATATACCCAACCAAATAAACCAAACAATTTGTGATACGCCAAATATTTCAGTAAATAGTTTGTCAGGATAAACCGTTGCAATGCCCGCTATGCCTACAAAATATCCGAGATAGTTAAATGACCGGGGTAATCTGCCCTCTTGTATTGCTGCTACGCTAATCAATAGAACCCAAAGTCCGCCAACTAATTCATTTCCACCACCTATACTTTCTGTTATCACTGAAACGATTATCCACATATCAAGGGCTTTTTCTGGATTTGCATCCATCAGATCGATTGCATGATCAAGCCCGATATTCGAAATCATTCCACTTGCGATCACCAGACCGACCCAAATGCCCCCGAATAGAGATCCAATAGTAATTAAGGGATTAACTTTATATTTAAGCCTCTTATACATACCAATAACGAGTATGGCCAGAAAAATGCCAAACACCACGTACATTAGAAAATAGATCATTGAAAATAGAAGTTGATTTTCTGCCATGTAAGTCATTTTTTCGACTGGACTACCATCAACCGGATATGACCAAAAAGCCCCAAAATACACAAAGGCTGCTATGTAAATAAGCCCTTGGAAAATTGCTGCGATACCAGCTAGTTTTTGTAGACCCTTCATTTGGCGAAACCCCGTTTGTTGTATTGCTAAAACGCCTCATTCAGAGGCAAAAAATTGTTGGCTAAAATAGTGAACGAAGTGAACAAAAGCCAACTGTTTTTTGTCCGTTTAAGCAACTTGATACTCATTGAGCCTCCTCCCCAGCATCGCGTTTATTCGCTACGCTGAAAAGGCAACCAACCTTACAGGAGAAAGCTCAATGAACTTTTACAATAACATGCATCCATATTATTGTGGAATCGATTTACATGCCCGATTGCTTTACGTCTGTATCATTGATAATACAGAACTTATCCTTGTTCACAAGAAAATTAAAGATGACCCAGAAGCACTACTAAAGCTACTTAAACCCTACATTGGCGATATTGTTGTTGGCGTGGAGTGCATGCATTGCTGGTATTGGGTCGCTGATTTTTGCAAAGAGCACACTATCGACTTTATTCTAGGTCATGCCCTATACATGAAGGCAATTCATGGCGGTAAAGCTAAAAACGATAAAATAGATTCGTATAAAATAGCCAAACTTATCCGTGGTGGTAACTTTCCACTCGCTTATGTGTATGACAAATATATTCGTGCTACGCGCGACTTATTACGGCGAAGAACCAAAATTGTTCGTCATGGCGCTGATTTAAAAGCCCATGTAGCCAATACTGCCAGCCAGTACAATTTACCTGCCCACAATGTTAACTTAAAGAACGTTTGCGACAGAGAAAAGATGCGCTATTACTTCCCTGATCCCGTTGTGCAACGATCTATTAATTTAAATATGGCCATACTCGATTGCTATCACAATGAGCTTAAGCCTTTAGAGCATTATATTGAACAAATGGCCAAGCAACACAACCCTGTTCACCTTAATATTTTGCAAACAATTAATGGTATAGGCCGTATTCTTGCAAACACCATTATTTACGAAATTGGTGATATCAATCGCTTTTCAAGCGTACAAAAGTTCGCTTCATACAGTCGGTTGGTCAAATGCAAAGCGGAGTCTGCTGGCAAAACCTATGGCACCCAAGGTAATAAAATTGGCAATGCACATCTCAAATGGGCTTTCTCGGAAGCTGCCGTATTACTGCTGCGCCACAATCATAACGCTAACAAATACCTTGAAAAACTACAAAAGCGAATGAGCAAAGCCAAAGCACTGTCAGCGCTTGCGCATAAGCTTGGTCGCTGTGTTTATTACATGCTTAAAAAAGAGACGGTATTCGATGAAGCAAAATTCTTAAAGAGTTAGTCACGGTACTGAGTGAGCTGAACATCTAACTGGATTTAAGGCTGAGCATCAATCAATTGGGTGAGTTAATAACCAACAAGGTTTTACCTGATTATATGCCTACAGACCTAAGCCACTTGTCTTGATTAGACGCTCAGTACGCGTGCATTAATACAATAAACAAAGTCGCTTACACCTGACTTGATAACTGCGTTACGCACCTTAATCTAACTGGATCATCAAAACCAGCCGCCTTTAATAGTGCCATGATGAGGTTAACCGATGAATGTCTAGTGCCCCAGCAACCCCAAAAGGATATGGGAAAAACCTGACAGCGATGAGATCGCAATAAGATATTACTGCGTAACGCACCCTATATGTGTTTGCCGTAAGCTACTTGCTTAACAGCCGTATCGACAGACAAAGTAAACGAATTTGTTTATTGGTTTAGAATTGACCGTCAATTTATAAAAACGGTCAAAAAGAACATTAATGCCTATTGACAGAGTTAAGGCTCATATGTGTTATGTTGAAACTGCTAGTTACTGCTTGTATTTCCTACATGCCATAAGATATCACAAGTAGAACATTCGTAAATTATTGCCTCACCGTCAGCCATACTGTTTTTGAGCGGTGCTTTAATCTCAGAGTTACACTCATTACAGCGAAACGGTTCTGATGAGGCTTTATAAAGAATAAAGCCTCGAATTAAACTAGCAAAAACTAGAGCGATAGAAATACCAACACCAATGATTGTAAAAGTTTCATTTTTGAAATCTAAGTAT
Proteins encoded:
- a CDS encoding sulfotransferase → MQPNLKQLHQSAINNLNQGNIQQAHKALVELVTQKPDFADGYFLLAMVNLQVGQIYKAIKLIEKALSFTQSIEYTAQLAKCYALTGDLQKAKNTALSVKIEHISKALDADTLGVALTQAGLHQHAADYFTCALNLAEASNSSQPQFYYNYGVCAKFLGQFDKAQHAFENAIALNPLHHQSHFALADLTKVTEHNNHITRLKNVFTQVNHPDAKLHIGHALAKEYQDLGEFSAAFNALQQGKAAKLANKAFDNQASEALFAHINQLSDKYKNQQTAGNQSSEPIFVLGMPRSGTTLIERILSSHSDVQSAGELQDFGLSVKKLSQTHTPQVLDKDTLSQAYQLDFTKLGSTYLEATRVVTGSHKHFIDKLPFNFFYIDLITKALPNAKIICLLRDPMDTCIGNYRQLFTINNPYYAYSLDLLDTAKFYSRFYKLMQHFSALHSNIKLVKYEELIAAPEQKIKELVSYCDLDWQPQCLDFHLNTAPVSTASKMQVRQPLNNKAIGRWKNFKPHTDEAQTYLLKQNISFE
- a CDS encoding M23 family metallopeptidase, which produces MKKLRFILVLLTAVFFIGMIIPDDIVIPVEGATPNDWNHNTFWYEPWGSSVVHKGIDIFGKKGTATLSSSKGLVIYTGTTRKGGNVVAVLGPKWRIHYYAHMDSYSVTTGTVVKTGSVIGVLGDSGNAQGKQPHIHYSILSIIPIPWLATTQTQGWKRMFFLNPHEMFI
- a CDS encoding response regulator transcription factor, with amino-acid sequence MSNIQTIMLVEDDDKLASLLHDYLSNFGFDVVVVHSGIDAVEKILSIQPSLVVLDLMLPGLDGLSVCRKVRSQFSGRILMLTASGDDMDQVAALEIGADDFVQKPIQPRVLLARIKNLLRRDQGSTEATTSAELNQASRSDKEKAFGSLWLNESLQRCKLNDELVPLTPSEFLLLWHLVKHAEQVLSREELLQSLRNIEYDGLDRSVDNKIAQIRKKLKDDANRPQGVITVRGKGYMFVPDYW
- a CDS encoding 5-carboxymethyl-2-hydroxymuconate Delta-isomerase, producing the protein MPHFIMDCSESVFGEHDEEYIIEQIHFVAHATGLFDEGDIKVRINPFNTFSVGNKREDFIHVFAHIMQGRTTEQKANLSRAIVSKLVALFPEISNIAMNISDFEKATYCNRTML
- a CDS encoding aldehyde-activating protein; the protein is MVKATCHCGNIVITADMLLESITSCNCSMCYRLGALWAYYTVDQVDIKVKSEATVHLWGSKVRSYHSCTFCGCTTHYTQKRDDGTNRVAINTRMATPELFKSVNVRFFDGADTFKYVEQ
- a CDS encoding IS110 family transposase, which encodes MNFYNNMHPYYCGIDLHARLLYVCIIDNTELILVHKKIKDDPEALLKLLKPYIGDIVVGVECMHCWYWVADFCKEHTIDFILGHALYMKAIHGGKAKNDKIDSYKIAKLIRGGNFPLAYVYDKYIRATRDLLRRRTKIVRHGADLKAHVANTASQYNLPAHNVNLKNVCDREKMRYYFPDPVVQRSINLNMAILDCYHNELKPLEHYIEQMAKQHNPVHLNILQTINGIGRILANTIIYEIGDINRFSSVQKFASYSRLVKCKAESAGKTYGTQGNKIGNAHLKWAFSEAAVLLLRHNHNANKYLEKLQKRMSKAKALSALAHKLGRCVYYMLKKETVFDEAKFLKS
- a CDS encoding sensor histidine kinase, which encodes MERAELNLQLEEVNIADLSQYLQEKLLIECKASLQWNNHICNEISVLLDKSLTERAITNLVKNADKYGESEVYVCMVKIVDSIVVSVEDNGKGIPPQQQANIFEPFYQINDGNQKAGFGLGLAIVKEIAQLHGGSVVVSDSKYGGAKFDLTLPIKH
- a CDS encoding DUF4386 family protein, which codes for MKGLQKLAGIAAIFQGLIYIAAFVYFGAFWSYPVDGSPVEKMTYMAENQLLFSMIYFLMYVVFGIFLAILVIGMYKRLKYKVNPLITIGSLFGGIWVGLVIASGMISNIGLDHAIDLMDANPEKALDMWIIVSVITESIGGGNELVGGLWVLLISVAAIQEGRLPRSFNYLGYFVGIAGIATVYPDKLFTEIFGVSQIVWFIWLGICLLTEENANKSIQQTANASAD